The following proteins are co-located in the Roseiconus lacunae genome:
- a CDS encoding prenyltransferase/squalene oxidase repeat-containing protein — MKFNTIVLIAFLSMANQPQLVIAQTNLPGQAAIGQEVPREVHEIYHNGLAFLKRTQDDRGTWPAGEAAGPGTTSLALLAFLASGEDPNLGPYRDTIRQALRHIIASQNEKTGYMGPSMYHHGFALLALSEAYGMVDDSDLFTPGTSQSRSLGQAVELAVRAALTSQKRNQQRAWRYSPGASDADTSVSGAVLMGLLAARNAGIEVPDEAINAAIDYFAAMTANDGTVGYTTASQGGLESVARSGIVNLVMAIARRKDLPAYQQTAQYLVEHEGDDPGWPEYARYYQAQALFQWDLDVWNRWNEDLIRKLKSQQKTDGSFDGELGVTNSTSMTLLALGVNFRFLPIYER; from the coding sequence ATGAAATTCAACACCATAGTCCTGATTGCCTTCCTATCGATGGCGAATCAACCGCAACTGGTCATCGCGCAAACGAACTTGCCGGGACAAGCCGCGATCGGTCAAGAAGTCCCTCGAGAAGTGCACGAGATCTATCATAATGGATTAGCGTTTTTAAAACGTACTCAGGACGATCGGGGAACTTGGCCCGCCGGCGAAGCGGCGGGGCCGGGCACGACATCGCTGGCCCTTCTCGCATTCTTGGCCTCGGGCGAAGACCCAAACCTGGGTCCTTATCGCGACACCATTCGCCAAGCCTTGCGTCATATCATCGCCAGCCAAAACGAGAAGACAGGGTACATGGGTCCCAGTATGTACCATCATGGATTTGCGTTGTTGGCACTAAGCGAAGCGTACGGAATGGTGGACGACAGCGATTTGTTTACACCTGGTACGTCCCAGTCGCGATCGCTGGGACAAGCAGTCGAACTCGCTGTACGAGCGGCACTGACGTCACAAAAGCGAAATCAACAACGTGCGTGGCGTTATTCACCCGGTGCCAGTGATGCCGACACGTCGGTTTCCGGAGCGGTGCTGATGGGACTGCTTGCGGCTCGAAACGCCGGTATCGAAGTGCCTGACGAGGCGATCAATGCCGCGATCGACTACTTCGCCGCGATGACAGCCAACGACGGAACGGTCGGATACACTACGGCCAGCCAAGGCGGACTAGAATCTGTCGCAAGAAGTGGCATTGTCAACTTAGTCATGGCCATCGCACGTCGCAAAGACCTGCCGGCCTACCAACAAACCGCGCAGTACTTGGTCGAACACGAAGGCGACGATCCGGGCTGGCCCGAGTACGCACGGTACTATCAAGCTCAAGCGCTCTTCCAATGGGACCTCGACGTTTGGAACCGATGGAACGAAGATTTAATCCGCAAATTGAAAAGCCAACAAAAAACAGACGGTAGTTTCGACGGTGAATTGGGTGTGACCAACAGCACTTCGATGACCTTATTGGCGTTGGGCGTCAACTTTAGATTTTTGCCGATTTACGAACGATGA
- the queC gene encoding 7-cyano-7-deazaguanine synthase QueC, with the protein MEETVSGKTVSRNTVSGKRPAVVLLSGGLDSATCLAIANDEGYAVHAISFRYGQRHEYELGRAQRLAEHFGVASHQVVDINLSQFGGSALTDESIGVPKSDSVEQIGDQIPVTYVPARNTVFLSLGLAMAETIEAMDVFIGVNALDYSGYPDCRPEYIQAFETMANLATKAGVEGRALKIHTPLINLTKAEIIAKGIALGVDYSMTLSCYDPGEGGIPCGRCDACLLRLKGFRENGMSDPSLAVE; encoded by the coding sequence TTGGAAGAAACAGTGAGCGGGAAAACAGTGAGTCGGAATACAGTGAGCGGCAAACGACCCGCGGTCGTCCTCTTATCCGGCGGACTTGATAGTGCGACCTGTCTAGCGATCGCGAACGACGAAGGCTACGCGGTTCATGCGATCAGCTTTCGTTATGGCCAGCGTCACGAGTATGAACTTGGACGTGCCCAGCGATTAGCGGAACACTTCGGTGTCGCGTCGCATCAAGTCGTCGATATCAATCTGTCACAATTTGGCGGTTCGGCACTGACGGATGAGTCCATCGGGGTCCCAAAATCGGACTCGGTCGAACAAATCGGTGATCAAATCCCCGTGACTTACGTCCCTGCACGTAACACCGTCTTTCTTTCGCTGGGACTGGCGATGGCGGAGACGATCGAAGCGATGGATGTGTTTATTGGTGTGAATGCTTTGGATTACAGCGGCTATCCCGATTGTCGACCAGAGTACATTCAGGCATTTGAAACGATGGCGAATCTGGCGACGAAGGCGGGTGTCGAAGGGCGGGCATTAAAAATTCACACCCCGCTGATCAATCTGACCAAGGCGGAAATCATTGCCAAGGGTATCGCATTGGGCGTCGACTATTCGATGACGTTGTCATGCTATGACCCCGGTGAAGGCGGAATTCCGTGTGGGCGCTGCGACGCCTGTTTATTGCGGCTGAAAGGCTTCCGAGAGAACGGGATGTCCGATCCGTCGCTCGCGGTTGAGTGA
- a CDS encoding 3'-5' exoribonuclease YhaM family protein has translation MSRTPINELSDSVSVDQTFRLADKQLRVNRQGGKYLLLKLADRTGTIVAMMWNVEDADYEEIERGGYIHGRGRTQVHQGALQVILTEIEAVEEHDVDLQDFEQFDAAASDQALQELRAMIDGLTDVYLRGLGQSWLADDSFVAQLKTATAAVSNHHAYPGGLLRHTVDLMQLCQFVGPRYERVNTDLLTFGAFLHDLGKIEEISSSGELSYTDRGQLVGHIVIGVQMLGAAIERFEDESDEEFPDDLKVQLEHLIVSHHGQLEYGSPRLPSTLEAITLHHLDNMDAKITSFTSLIEADLTNNENWTNYHPSIGRKLWKKQ, from the coding sequence GTGTCACGCACCCCAATTAATGAACTAAGCGACAGTGTGTCCGTCGATCAAACGTTTCGTTTGGCCGACAAGCAACTTCGCGTCAACCGCCAAGGCGGAAAGTATCTATTGTTGAAATTGGCCGATCGAACGGGAACCATCGTGGCGATGATGTGGAACGTCGAAGACGCCGACTACGAAGAGATCGAACGGGGCGGGTACATTCACGGTCGCGGTCGGACGCAGGTCCACCAAGGTGCGCTTCAAGTCATACTGACCGAGATCGAGGCGGTCGAAGAACACGACGTTGACCTTCAAGACTTTGAGCAGTTCGACGCCGCCGCCTCCGATCAAGCGCTTCAGGAACTGCGGGCAATGATTGACGGTTTGACCGATGTGTACCTAAGAGGCCTTGGGCAATCATGGTTGGCCGATGACAGCTTTGTAGCCCAACTGAAAACCGCGACCGCGGCGGTTTCCAACCACCACGCCTACCCTGGTGGGTTGTTGCGACATACCGTCGACTTGATGCAGTTGTGTCAGTTCGTCGGCCCGCGCTACGAACGTGTGAATACTGACTTGTTGACTTTCGGTGCGTTTTTGCATGACTTGGGGAAAATCGAAGAAATCTCGTCCAGTGGCGAACTGTCCTACACCGATCGCGGACAACTGGTCGGTCATATCGTCATTGGGGTCCAAATGCTCGGCGCCGCGATCGAACGGTTTGAAGATGAATCGGACGAAGAGTTTCCCGACGACTTAAAAGTCCAGCTCGAACACTTGATCGTTTCTCATCACGGACAGCTTGAATATGGCAGTCCGCGTCTGCCATCGACTCTGGAAGCGATCACGCTTCATCATCTCGACAATATGGATGCCAAGATCACATCGTTTACCAGCTTGATCGAAGCGGATCTAACCAATAACGAAAACTGGACCAACTATCACCCATCGATCGGCCGCAAACTTTGGAAGAAACAGTGA
- a CDS encoding c-type cytochrome domain-containing protein yields the protein MSARTFVKTNPFAFPDRSGFRLGLLLVGLLLNTSFVTGQERSPLNEDGKMIDFERDIRPIFMARCYACHNEDDAKADFRIDDPDTVLGYIEPEDAEASTMFYDYMLSEDPDMMMPPPSKGGPLTPAELAMVRVWINEGADWPEGVTLSLQPEASDTEVIAESIPADAGPRSLFDRVWSFQGFLHPATVHFPVALFLVGGFFVVLSWKWPALGTQIPLACLLIGALTAVASTAMGWSFAVEEGYGSWTKVDFDNEVFWHRWSGVIVTVLSVVFALIALRSIRHQDSSGKVWKGGLLVLALLVGLVGHQGGELSYGADFYPKAFRILFGTEGEVADASAELPVEGEADDVAADDADSTES from the coding sequence ATGTCAGCGAGAACTTTTGTGAAAACTAATCCATTTGCTTTCCCCGATCGAAGCGGATTTCGTCTCGGCTTGCTTCTGGTCGGACTGCTTTTGAACACATCGTTCGTCACGGGCCAAGAACGTAGCCCGCTGAATGAAGACGGAAAGATGATCGACTTTGAACGCGACATCCGCCCGATTTTTATGGCAAGGTGCTACGCCTGTCATAACGAAGACGATGCCAAAGCGGATTTCCGGATTGACGATCCCGACACGGTGCTAGGGTACATCGAGCCGGAAGACGCCGAGGCGAGCACGATGTTCTACGACTACATGCTTTCCGAAGATCCGGACATGATGATGCCGCCACCGTCGAAAGGCGGCCCTTTGACGCCAGCCGAATTGGCAATGGTACGTGTTTGGATCAACGAAGGAGCCGACTGGCCGGAGGGGGTCACGCTGTCGCTTCAGCCGGAGGCTTCCGATACCGAAGTGATCGCCGAATCGATCCCCGCTGACGCCGGCCCCCGTTCGCTGTTTGACCGAGTGTGGTCCTTCCAAGGTTTTTTGCACCCGGCTACGGTGCACTTTCCGGTAGCCTTGTTTCTGGTGGGCGGATTCTTTGTGGTTTTAAGCTGGAAGTGGCCGGCTCTTGGCACGCAAATCCCGCTGGCTTGCTTGCTGATCGGCGCCCTCACGGCTGTCGCTTCGACCGCAATGGGCTGGTCCTTTGCGGTCGAAGAAGGTTACGGATCCTGGACCAAAGTCGATTTTGACAACGAGGTCTTCTGGCATCGCTGGAGTGGCGTTATCGTGACGGTGCTATCGGTCGTGTTTGCACTGATCGCGCTGCGCAGTATTCGCCACCAAGATTCCTCCGGCAAGGTTTGGAAAGGTGGGTTACTCGTGCTCGCACTCCTCGTCGGACTGGTCGGACACCAAGGCGGCGAATTGAGCTACGGTGCGGATTTCTATCCGAAAGCCTTCCGAATTTTGTTCGGGACCGAGGGTGAAGTTGCCGACGCATCCGCGGAGTTGCCCGTCGAAGGCGAGGCCGACGACGTTGCCGCCGATGACGCCGATAGCACCGAGTCGTAA
- the ppk1 gene encoding polyphosphate kinase 1, translating to MPKSEDSSGKPESKSLAKKSNRKAAASGSKSDHAIDQPLPKDRFLNRELSWLAFNERVLAQAADDSLPILERAKFLAITSSNLDEFMMVRVGGLKILHQRNPGYRDPAGMVAVEQLQAVAEKGQEIVTRQYALFRDSVLPKMEAAGIHQVDLDREGETAFHAALTRFQDDVFPVLSPQAVTLDRFPLLPGLGLNVLVRLTKNPDSRLGAANVRSTPQKSENGVGEPFEYALIPIGKALPRVMSISGESRHGYILLEKLVAHFVSDFFPGRHVEECFAFRLTRNADIELREDEASDLLGGMEEVLESRRYSRPVRLEYWDTASEEAVEFLRHAHQLHQEDLYAIDGPVDLSFLFALHGVEGFDHLRDEPWPAKPHHRIDPEEKMFSTIAEGDLLMVHPYERFDSVVRLIEEAAVDPDVLAIKQVLYRTSKNSPVVAALERAAEHGKYVTAIVELKARFDEARNIEWAREMERAGVQVIYGIHGLKTHAKICIIVRREQTGVVRYMHFGTGNYNEVTAKLYGDISLLTSDEVLGRDATNFFNAITGASQPRSMEEIAAAPIGIRKKILDLIEGETQRCLQGGRGKISAKVNALVDTEVIDALYRASRAGVEIRLNVRGQCCLRPGVKGLSETIKVVSIVDRFLEHARIMKFYQGGDEKLFISSADWMPRNLDRRVELLIPVSDAACSDRLKDVLATYFKDNTNAWQMKSNGEYRLAKPGKHAAVRSQRVLYEDVVAQWQKADASRRSTFRPIRAGE from the coding sequence GTGCCAAAGAGTGAAGATTCCAGCGGTAAGCCCGAGAGTAAATCATTGGCTAAGAAATCGAACCGCAAAGCCGCAGCCTCCGGAAGTAAAAGTGATCACGCGATCGACCAGCCACTGCCGAAAGATCGTTTTCTCAACCGTGAATTAAGCTGGCTCGCGTTCAACGAACGTGTCTTGGCACAAGCCGCCGACGATTCGCTACCGATTCTCGAACGAGCCAAGTTCCTGGCGATCACCAGTTCGAACCTGGACGAGTTCATGATGGTGCGTGTCGGCGGGCTAAAAATCCTTCACCAACGCAACCCAGGTTATCGTGACCCCGCCGGGATGGTTGCCGTCGAACAATTGCAAGCCGTCGCAGAAAAAGGACAAGAAATTGTTACCCGGCAGTACGCGTTGTTTCGTGATTCAGTGCTTCCCAAGATGGAGGCGGCGGGAATCCACCAAGTCGATTTAGATCGCGAAGGCGAGACGGCTTTCCATGCGGCGTTGACGCGTTTTCAAGACGACGTTTTTCCGGTCCTCTCCCCACAAGCGGTCACGCTCGATCGGTTCCCGTTGCTCCCTGGTTTGGGACTGAATGTCTTGGTACGACTGACCAAAAACCCCGACTCCCGATTGGGTGCGGCGAATGTTCGGTCGACACCGCAAAAATCGGAAAACGGAGTGGGCGAGCCGTTTGAATATGCATTGATCCCGATCGGCAAGGCATTGCCCCGGGTGATGTCGATTAGCGGAGAAAGCCGCCACGGATATATCTTGCTCGAAAAGCTAGTGGCCCATTTCGTCAGCGACTTCTTTCCCGGTCGTCACGTCGAAGAATGCTTCGCGTTCCGCCTGACTCGAAATGCCGACATTGAACTTCGTGAAGACGAGGCAAGCGATCTGCTTGGCGGCATGGAAGAAGTCCTCGAAAGCCGCCGCTACTCACGGCCCGTGCGGCTGGAATACTGGGACACGGCAAGCGAAGAAGCGGTCGAGTTTTTAAGACACGCCCATCAGCTTCATCAGGAAGATTTGTACGCGATCGATGGCCCCGTCGATTTGAGTTTCCTTTTCGCACTCCACGGCGTCGAAGGGTTTGATCACTTGCGTGACGAACCGTGGCCTGCCAAGCCACATCACCGGATCGACCCCGAGGAAAAGATGTTCTCGACGATCGCCGAAGGCGACTTGCTCATGGTGCATCCTTACGAACGATTCGATTCCGTCGTTCGCTTGATCGAAGAAGCCGCGGTCGATCCGGATGTCTTGGCGATCAAACAAGTGCTGTACCGGACAAGTAAAAACAGCCCCGTGGTGGCGGCGCTCGAACGGGCGGCCGAGCACGGCAAGTACGTCACCGCGATCGTCGAACTAAAGGCTCGCTTTGACGAAGCCCGCAATATCGAATGGGCTCGTGAAATGGAACGCGCCGGCGTTCAAGTGATCTACGGGATCCATGGCCTCAAAACGCATGCCAAAATTTGCATCATCGTCCGTCGGGAACAAACCGGGGTCGTACGCTACATGCACTTCGGCACCGGGAACTACAACGAGGTGACGGCCAAACTCTACGGCGACATCTCACTGCTAACCAGTGACGAAGTCCTTGGCCGTGACGCGACCAATTTTTTCAACGCGATCACCGGTGCCAGTCAACCGAGGTCGATGGAAGAGATCGCCGCCGCCCCGATCGGGATTCGCAAAAAGATCCTTGATCTTATCGAAGGCGAAACACAACGATGTCTTCAAGGCGGCCGCGGTAAAATCTCCGCAAAGGTCAACGCGCTGGTGGACACCGAAGTGATCGATGCCCTTTATCGAGCCAGCCGCGCGGGCGTCGAAATCCGGTTGAACGTGCGTGGACAATGTTGTCTACGCCCTGGCGTGAAGGGGCTTAGCGAGACCATCAAAGTGGTCTCTATCGTCGACCGTTTTCTTGAGCACGCGCGGATCATGAAGTTCTATCAAGGCGGCGACGAAAAGCTGTTCATCAGTAGTGCCGACTGGATGCCGCGCAACCTCGATCGACGTGTCGAACTGCTGATCCCGGTCAGCGACGCGGCGTGCAGCGACCGACTGAAGGACGTGTTGGCAACTTACTTCAAAGACAACACCAACGCGTGGCAGATGAAATCGAATGGCGAATACCGCCTAGCCAAGCCCGGCAAGCACGCCGCCGTGCGATCACAGCGGGTGCTTTACGAAGACGTGGTCGCCCAGTGGCAAAAAGCGGACGCGAGTCGCCGATCCACGTTCCGGCCCATTCGAGCCGGTGAATGA
- the purB gene encoding adenylosuccinate lyase — MTQTASLSADTPYQNPLIERYASREMATLWGPQRRFRTWRDMWIALAESEQELGIDISDAQLDELRKFRTELNLDVAKEYERIRRHDVMAHVEAYGDQCPNAKKIIHLGATSCFITDNADVILIRDALQLVARRLAATIDAMARFAVEYRALPCLGFTHLQPAQPTTIGKRCCLWTYDLILDLQEVEHRLQTLCARSAKGTTGTQASFLQLFGGDHDKVRSLERKIAEKMGFEKVYSVTGQTYPRKVDAQLLDALSGVAQSLHKIATDVRLLANRKEVEEPIEKNQIGSSAMPYKRNPMRSERICALTRYVISLQSSPAMTAATQWMERTLDDSANRRLVIPQAFLAIDASLVLMQNIAGGFEVYPKTVAHNLAKELPYMETENIMMRAVEAGGDRQDLHERIRVHSREVAERVNAQGLPNDMIDRLKNDPAFSAVEFSTEINPLDFVGRAPEQVDEFIAEQVEPIRKRYAEGESLSVEVTV; from the coding sequence ATGACCCAGACTGCCTCGCTATCCGCCGACACCCCCTACCAGAACCCTCTGATCGAGCGATACGCCTCGCGCGAGATGGCCACCCTGTGGGGGCCTCAACGCCGTTTTCGCACCTGGCGGGACATGTGGATCGCCCTGGCTGAAAGCGAACAGGAGCTAGGAATCGACATCAGTGACGCCCAGTTGGACGAGCTACGCAAATTTCGCACCGAATTGAATCTCGATGTCGCGAAGGAATATGAGCGAATCCGCCGCCACGACGTCATGGCCCACGTGGAAGCGTACGGGGATCAGTGCCCGAACGCCAAAAAGATTATTCACCTCGGGGCAACCAGCTGTTTTATTACCGACAATGCTGATGTCATTTTGATCCGTGACGCGCTGCAATTGGTGGCGCGTCGCCTGGCGGCGACGATCGACGCAATGGCTCGTTTCGCGGTCGAGTATCGTGCCCTGCCCTGCCTCGGTTTCACTCACCTGCAACCGGCCCAGCCGACCACGATCGGCAAGCGATGCTGTCTATGGACCTATGATCTAATTTTGGATCTCCAAGAGGTCGAGCATCGCCTTCAAACGCTTTGCGCTCGCAGCGCCAAAGGTACCACGGGAACTCAGGCCAGCTTCTTGCAGCTCTTCGGCGGCGACCACGACAAGGTTCGAAGCTTGGAACGCAAGATCGCAGAAAAGATGGGTTTCGAGAAGGTTTACTCCGTCACCGGGCAGACCTACCCACGTAAAGTCGACGCGCAATTACTGGATGCCTTAAGCGGAGTCGCACAAAGTTTGCATAAGATCGCGACCGATGTGCGTTTGCTCGCCAACCGGAAGGAAGTCGAGGAGCCGATCGAGAAGAACCAAATCGGTTCATCGGCGATGCCGTATAAGCGAAATCCGATGCGGAGCGAACGAATTTGCGCGTTGACTCGCTACGTCATCAGCTTGCAGAGCAGCCCTGCGATGACCGCGGCGACTCAGTGGATGGAGCGAACGTTGGATGACAGTGCGAACCGCCGTTTGGTCATCCCGCAAGCGTTTTTGGCGATCGACGCCTCGTTGGTCTTGATGCAAAACATCGCCGGCGGCTTTGAGGTCTATCCCAAGACGGTCGCCCACAACTTGGCCAAAGAACTGCCGTACATGGAAACGGAAAACATCATGATGCGGGCGGTCGAAGCCGGCGGTGATCGGCAGGATTTGCACGAACGCATTCGGGTCCACAGCCGCGAAGTCGCCGAACGTGTCAATGCGCAGGGGTTGCCGAACGACATGATCGACCGACTAAAGAATGATCCCGCATTCTCGGCAGTAGAGTTTAGTACGGAGATTAACCCGTTGGACTTTGTCGGCCGTGCCCCCGAGCAGGTCGACGAGTTTATCGCCGAGCAGGTCGAACCGATCCGCAAGCGTTATGCCGAGGGCGAATCGTTAAGTGTCGAAGTGACGGTCTAG
- a CDS encoding membrane or secreted protein, whose protein sequence is MKSFLRYSQNLLSVCLLAVLVTPALTKRVAAQENQPATKSDLANAGDSYVNAVDLLPESTAGVVRIPRLPDFCNAWQQTNLGQMFASKEMQPFIEAQRERAMSYFDTLDRKIGLKAKDLYEIASGEVVFAWMAFPNEKRPFSFCVIADTRGMRKDADAVAKQIDTDLKAGGATREDISVGEETIRVYRTKPKPGQLKVEEIALSWNDDRFVAADREIVIRNLLEAVRDEDARKAFSKRETYVDAMKQSSDAIAQSKDDAAKVCWEWYAEPFSMGRILREVFEYDRHDDLDIINLLEGQGFGVIEALGGVGAVNGDRFDILHRGVVLTSGKLTKGARMLQPINQPLEPVPAWPTSDCGAFYRIQWDLETAFWSAESLVNAAFGDDLFRPMLEGIRDDPAGPQIDFAKDFIPNLADQILLITDNTTPVSLESDRMLIAVRIVNADVVAEVIRKWMEVEPDAEKLDVEEFDVWQVKPGSGTSDDDLDADLAELGFGGDIEDDVEPLLNHWAIAVVRHEEEAYLMFSSHAELLVKMGKRFRSAETGDGLAETKTCETVIEAIKDLGAKEVFLDGVYQPHVSLRARYELLRQGKLKDSDSVLANLIRRFAEDEERINQNDPLKASLLPPFAQIEDYLKGGGVFWNRSESGWDMTGFLLKE, encoded by the coding sequence ATGAAATCTTTTCTCCGATACAGCCAAAATCTTCTGTCGGTTTGCCTCCTCGCCGTGTTAGTGACCCCCGCACTGACCAAACGAGTGGCAGCACAAGAAAACCAGCCAGCCACAAAGTCTGACTTGGCGAATGCAGGCGATTCCTACGTCAACGCAGTCGACTTGCTCCCAGAATCGACCGCCGGTGTCGTTCGTATCCCCCGACTTCCTGATTTCTGCAACGCCTGGCAGCAAACCAATCTGGGACAGATGTTTGCTTCGAAGGAAATGCAGCCATTCATCGAAGCGCAGCGTGAGCGGGCGATGAGCTACTTCGACACCCTCGATCGCAAAATCGGCCTCAAAGCCAAAGACCTCTATGAGATCGCTTCCGGCGAAGTCGTATTCGCCTGGATGGCGTTCCCCAATGAGAAACGTCCTTTTTCGTTTTGCGTGATCGCCGATACCCGCGGCATGCGGAAGGACGCCGACGCGGTGGCGAAACAGATCGACACCGACCTAAAGGCTGGCGGCGCGACTCGGGAAGACATCTCCGTGGGCGAGGAGACGATTCGCGTTTATCGAACCAAGCCAAAACCGGGACAGCTCAAAGTCGAAGAGATCGCCTTGTCATGGAACGATGATCGATTCGTCGCGGCCGACCGCGAAATCGTTATCAGAAACTTGCTCGAGGCAGTCCGCGACGAAGACGCTCGAAAAGCATTCTCCAAACGCGAGACATACGTCGACGCGATGAAGCAATCGAGCGATGCGATCGCCCAGTCCAAAGACGACGCCGCGAAGGTGTGCTGGGAGTGGTACGCCGAGCCGTTTTCGATGGGCCGCATCTTGCGTGAAGTCTTTGAATACGACCGCCACGACGACCTAGACATCATCAACCTGCTCGAAGGTCAAGGGTTTGGCGTGATCGAAGCACTCGGCGGCGTCGGCGCTGTCAACGGCGACCGGTTCGATATCCTGCACCGAGGCGTCGTGTTGACATCTGGCAAACTGACCAAGGGCGCGCGGATGCTGCAACCGATCAATCAGCCACTGGAACCGGTGCCGGCTTGGCCAACATCTGACTGCGGCGCGTTCTATCGCATCCAATGGGATTTGGAAACTGCGTTTTGGTCCGCCGAGTCGTTGGTCAATGCTGCATTCGGTGATGACCTATTTCGTCCGATGCTCGAAGGCATCCGCGACGATCCGGCCGGACCGCAAATCGACTTTGCCAAAGACTTCATCCCGAACCTGGCGGATCAAATCCTGTTGATCACCGACAATACGACCCCCGTCAGCTTGGAATCGGATCGGATGTTAATCGCGGTGCGAATCGTCAACGCCGATGTTGTCGCCGAAGTGATCCGCAAGTGGATGGAAGTCGAACCAGACGCTGAGAAACTAGACGTCGAAGAGTTCGATGTTTGGCAAGTCAAACCTGGGAGCGGTACCAGCGATGATGACTTGGACGCAGACTTGGCCGAACTTGGGTTTGGTGGCGACATCGAAGACGACGTCGAACCACTACTAAATCACTGGGCCATCGCGGTCGTCCGCCACGAGGAAGAAGCCTACCTGATGTTTTCCAGCCACGCAGAGCTACTGGTCAAAATGGGAAAACGTTTCCGCAGTGCGGAGACAGGCGATGGGCTCGCGGAAACCAAGACCTGCGAAACGGTCATTGAGGCGATCAAGGACCTTGGCGCCAAAGAGGTCTTCTTGGACGGTGTCTACCAGCCCCATGTCTCACTACGGGCACGGTATGAGTTGCTCCGTCAGGGAAAACTGAAGGACAGCGATTCGGTATTGGCCAACCTGATCCGGCGGTTTGCCGAGGACGAAGAACGGATCAATCAAAACGATCCCTTGAAAGCTTCATTGCTGCCGCCGTTCGCCCAAATCGAAGACTACCTCAAAGGCGGCGGCGTCTTCTGGAATCGCTCGGAAAGCGGCTGGGACATGACCGGTTTCCTGCTCAAGGAATGA
- a CDS encoding DHH family phosphoesterase, whose protein sequence is MSVHWKRFADQISHYQSFVLVSHVRPDCDAIGSELGMAGILRKLGKDVRIINAHRVPPSLEFLDPAGTIEVLGDHVEADEISCDCIMILDTSAWGQLGDMADVVRNATCDKMVLDHHVGEEDLGATMYKDYQAEATGTLVVAAADALGVSIDRKMATALFGAIATDTGWFRFSSVSSDTYRVIARLIDCGVVPAEIYGDLYERDTLERLKLRGLILSRTSTELDGALVHTYVENRDFEAVGALHSDTEDSINLTLAVRNTKAAVIFIEQRRGGFKISFRSRCDLDCNEVASRFGGGGHKAAAGAFQQGSLDDVRSRVLAAMLEELERVL, encoded by the coding sequence ATGAGTGTTCATTGGAAACGTTTTGCCGACCAAATCAGTCATTACCAATCCTTCGTGTTAGTCAGTCATGTGCGGCCGGACTGCGACGCGATCGGCAGTGAACTAGGGATGGCGGGAATTCTGCGAAAGCTCGGCAAAGACGTACGAATCATCAATGCCCACCGCGTCCCGCCTTCACTGGAATTCCTCGACCCCGCGGGCACCATCGAAGTCCTCGGCGATCATGTCGAAGCCGACGAGATTTCGTGTGACTGCATCATGATTTTGGACACTAGCGCTTGGGGACAGCTTGGCGATATGGCCGACGTCGTTCGCAATGCGACCTGTGACAAAATGGTGCTCGACCACCACGTCGGCGAAGAAGACCTGGGGGCGACGATGTACAAGGACTACCAGGCAGAAGCAACGGGAACGTTGGTCGTCGCGGCGGCGGATGCCTTAGGCGTGTCGATCGATCGCAAGATGGCGACGGCTTTGTTTGGGGCAATCGCAACCGATACCGGATGGTTCCGGTTCAGCAGCGTTTCGTCGGATACCTATCGCGTGATCGCACGGTTGATCGATTGCGGGGTTGTCCCGGCGGAAATTTACGGAGACCTCTACGAGCGAGACACGCTGGAGCGGCTTAAACTTCGCGGTCTGATTCTTTCACGAACGTCAACCGAACTCGACGGCGCCTTGGTTCACACCTACGTTGAAAATCGAGACTTCGAAGCGGTCGGTGCCCTGCATAGTGACACCGAGGATTCGATTAACCTGACCCTGGCGGTTCGTAACACCAAGGCCGCGGTAATCTTTATCGAACAGCGACGTGGCGGGTTCAAAATTTCGTTTCGTAGCCGATGTGATCTCGACTGCAACGAAGTCGCATCACGGTTCGGCGGTGGCGGCCACAAAGCAGCCGCCGGCGCGTTCCAGCAAGGCAGTCTGGATGATGTCCGTTCGCGAGTCCTCGCGGCAATGCTAGAAGAACTCGAACGCGTGCTGTAG